The window CACCCCGATCTACTCCGCCTCCGACGGCACCGTGATCGAGGCCGGCCCTGCCAGCGGCTTCGGCCTCTGGGTCCGGATCCAGCTCGACGACGGCACGATCCAGGTCTACGGCCACATGAACAGCTTCTCCGTCAAGGAGGGCCAGAAGGTCAAGTGCGGCGAGCAGATCGCCGAGATCGGCAACCGCGGCCAGACCACCGGCCCGCACCTGCACTTCGAGGTGTGGCAGAACGGCACCAAGAAGATCGACCCCCGCCCGTGGCTGGCCGCGCGCGGCGTCATCGTCTGATCGGCTCGCTCCACACCGGCTGCTCACCAGGACGGCCATCGCACCGGAACCCCCGCTGCAGAGGCGTTCGTCGCCGAGGGCGGACGAAGCCAAACGTCCGCGCCAGCCGACACCGCACGACGGCTCGTTACCCACGAGGGTGGCCGCCGCACCGGGAAACCCCGCCGTAGAGCCATGATCCGCCACTGAGGGCCGACGACGCCCCTCAGGCGAGTGGACATCCGCTCCGGCCGGGACATCGCGGCAGTCCGAGGCCGCAAGCACACGGACCCCCGGCACATCGCGACGAACCCGACTCGCGAGAGCAGCGACTGCCCTGGCCCACACCCGGCACCTCGAGCCCGGGCGCACAGTCCACAAGCGACGGATCCCCGCCCCGGCGCGCGCAACCGGCCACGGACGCACGCGAGCCGGAAGCCCTCCAGGCCGCTCCACGGCTCTCAGGGCACCCGGAGACCACCTTCGACCCCGCCAAGGCCGCCAAAAAGCGCCTCAGGGCCCGCAACCGGCTATCGCTGCCCGCCCGGCAACCGGCGGATGAAGTACGCCAGCGCGACCTGCCACACCGTGCACAGCTCCGCGGAGCGCCGCACCGGCAGCCAGCCCCAGGCCACCCGCTCTCCTGCGCCCCCCGCGGAGCGGACACGCGCGGCACGACGCGTCGTCCAGCGGCGTCCCCGGCCGCAGGTGACACATCGGCCGTCCGCTCCGAGCTCGTGCTGCCTGAGCAGCGCTCGCCAGGCGGCGGCCAGCCGGCACGCCTCCGCTCCCGCACGCGAAGGAATTCCTGAAGCCCCCGAAGGGCCCGGACCCCGATCCGGAACCGCCGACCCCAGGACTCCTCGCAGGTATTTCTGTACCCCTTCGGCCAGCAGGCCAAACAGCACCGCGTCCACACCGGGCTCCCCCTCCGTCGAACTCGTGTTCGATGACGGGGTCAGTTCTACCGGCGGGGTACGACGATTTCGGCGGCGATCTCCGGGATCGCCGCCGGGTTCACTCGGACGGGTGTTACAGCTTCACCATCGGGACGCTGCCGATCAGCATCAGGCGGACCTTGCCCGCCGCGCCGAAGTCGATCGTCGCGGTGGCGCGGGGGCCCACGCCGTCGCACGAGATCACCGTGCCCAGGCCGTACTTGTCGTGGCTGACGCGGTCGCCGACGTCCAGCTTCAACGCCACCGTGTCTTTCCACCCCTTGCCGAACGACGGCGTGCCCGACGAAGTCGACGACGCGGACCGCCTGCCGCCCCACGTGGTCGCCGCCCGCGGAGTACCGCGGGAACCGCCGCCGAAGGAGCCGAACCCACCGCTCGACGGCTCCAGCCGCCGCCAGTCGACGAGGTCGCCCGGCAGCTCGTCGAGGAACCGCGACGCCGGGTTCATCGACGGCTGGCCCCAAGCCGACCGCGTGATCGCGCGCGAGACGTACAGCCGCTGCCGCGCCCGCGTGATCGCGACGTACGCCAGCCGCCGCTCCTCCGCCAGCTCGGTCGGGTCGCCCAGCGCGCGCATGTGCGGGAAGACGCCGTCCTCCCAGCCGGTGCAGAACACCACCGGGTACTCCAGGCCCTTCGCGGTGTGCACGGTCATCAGCGTGACCACGCCCGCGCCGCCGTCGCCTTCCTCGCCGCCGTCGGGCGACGGCACCGAGTCGGCGTCCGCCACCAGCGACACGCGCTCGAGGAACGCGGGCAGCGAGCCCGGCGCCGGCACCCCGGGCTCGACGACCAGCTCGGCGTTCTCGTCCGCGACGACCTCGGCGGTGATCTCGGTGAACTCGCGCGCGACGGTGATGAGCTCGTCCAGGTTCTCCACGCGCGTGTGGTCCTGCGGGTCGTCCGACTCCTCGAGCTCGACGCGGTAGCCGGTCTTCTCCAGCACGGCTTCGAGGACGTCGTGCACCTCGGCGCCGTCGGTGATCAGCACGCCCAGCTCGTCGAGCATCGCCACGAACCCGCCGATCGCCTTGACCGAGCGCGGGTTCAGCAGCGCCACCTTGCCGTCAGCGGCGTCCCGCAGCGCCTGCGCGAACGAGATCCGCTCGCGCTCGGCGTGCGTCGCCACGACGGCTTCGGCGCGGTCGCCGATGCCGCGCTTGGGCACGTTCAGCACGCGCCGCAGGCTGACCGTGTCGTCCGCGTTCGCCAGCACGCGCAGGTACGCGATCATGTCGCGGACTTCGCGCCGCTCGTAGAACCGCACACCGCCGACGACCTTGTACGGCAGGCCGAGCCGGATGAAGATCTCTTCGAAGACGCGGGACTGGTTGTTGGTGCGGTAGAAGACGGCGACGTCGGAGTAGTCGGCTTCGCCCTTCTCCGCCAGCGAGTCGATTTCTCCCGCGACGAACGCGGCTTCGTCGTGGTCGTTGTCCGCGACGTAGCCGACGATCTTCTCGCCGTCGCCCGAATCCGTCCACAGCCGCTTCGCGCGGCGGTTCGGGTTCCGCTCGATGACGGCGTTCGCCGCGGACAGGATCGTCTGCGTGGAGCGGTAGTTCTGCTCCAGCAGGATCGTGTGCGCGTTCGGGAAGTCCCGCTCGAACTCCTCGATGTTGCGGATCGTCGCGCCGCGGAAGGCGTAGATCGACTGGTCCGCGTCACCGACGACGACCAGCTCGGCCGGCTCGACGCCCGACTCGTTCGGCGCGGTCCCGGCCAGCTCGCGGACCAGGGTGTACTGCGCGTGGTTC of the Amycolatopsis sp. NBC_01488 genome contains:
- the pcrA gene encoding DNA helicase PcrA — protein: MDTLFDLPAETPARKPASGGQADLLDDLNPAQREAVTHTGGPLLVVAGAGSGKTRVLTRRIAYLLGQRRVHPGEVMAITFTNKAAAEMRERVAALVGRRANAMWVSTFHSMCVRILRREAKTLEMSSNFSIYDSDDTKRLITLVARDLDIDPKRYAARTLAVHISNLKNELTDPDTAAANAANDLERRVAEVYVEYQRRLNQANAFDFDDLIMRTVSLLQAFPDVAEYYRRRFRHVLVDEYQDTNHAQYTLVRELAGTAPNESGVEPAELVVVGDADQSIYAFRGATIRNIEEFERDFPNAHTILLEQNYRSTQTILSAANAVIERNPNRRAKRLWTDSGDGEKIVGYVADNDHDEAAFVAGEIDSLAEKGEADYSDVAVFYRTNNQSRVFEEIFIRLGLPYKVVGGVRFYERREVRDMIAYLRVLANADDTVSLRRVLNVPKRGIGDRAEAVVATHAERERISFAQALRDAADGKVALLNPRSVKAIGGFVAMLDELGVLITDGAEVHDVLEAVLEKTGYRVELEESDDPQDHTRVENLDELITVAREFTEITAEVVADENAELVVEPGVPAPGSLPAFLERVSLVADADSVPSPDGGEEGDGGAGVVTLMTVHTAKGLEYPVVFCTGWEDGVFPHMRALGDPTELAEERRLAYVAITRARQRLYVSRAITRSAWGQPSMNPASRFLDELPGDLVDWRRLEPSSGGFGSFGGGSRGTPRAATTWGGRRSASSTSSGTPSFGKGWKDTVALKLDVGDRVSHDKYGLGTVISCDGVGPRATATIDFGAAGKVRLMLIGSVPMVKL